Proteins encoded in a region of the Methylosinus trichosporium OB3b genome:
- a CDS encoding nitric-oxide reductase large subunit encodes MTTIDQSTDLEDPALSPWWVRAVLIVMVLGFSGLIAVTVLAYHNAPPIPARVIGADDAVLFTGADVGDGQAVFLKYGLMDNGTVWGHGAYLGPDYAAETLHRIGEHTAAALAQQQYGKPLAALTRAQLAGVRSEVAVALKTNRYDATTETLRLTAPEAEAFRLEIGQWTDYFRHPSRNGGLKRDLITDPAELHQLTAFITWAAWASVADRPGADYSYTNNFPYDPTVGNQPTAGALLWSALSLMMLLGGIAVVLLAFGKFDYLGWISRGRHVHPHLLPGQASAGQRALVKFFIIVALLFLAQTLVGGATSHYRADPGSFYGIPLEQIFPSNLMRTWHLQTGIFWIATAYVAAALFLARSLRADEPRWLAGWVHVLFAAFVVVIGGSLLGEWLGMSGLLGRWWFWLGDQGWEYLEIGRLWQYLLVAGLLVWFALLWWLARPRAVADVAARPLARAFLLAALAIPVFYIPALFYGAKTNYTVVDTWRFWIIHLWVEGFFEFFATTVVALVFFQLGLTSRNTALRVIYLDAILYFLGGIVGTGHHWYFTGQTNFNMALSAMFSALEVVPLTLLTLDAWDFVRVTRSECEICGKSVAVPHKWTFYFLMAVGFWNFVGAGVFGFLINLPIISYYEVGTLLTPNHGHAALMGVFGMLAIALMVFVLRQTIDESRWAGIEKCVKVAFWGTNIGLAMMVAMNLFPGGVLQLRDVTQHGYWHARSLAYTGSDTARLIEWLRLPGDLVFIIFGATPLVIATVKGYLGMGAACPGEGRTARDGVVGDTRFE; translated from the coding sequence ATGACCACCATAGATCAATCGACGGACTTAGAAGATCCAGCGCTCTCGCCTTGGTGGGTGCGCGCGGTGCTGATCGTGATGGTGCTGGGCTTTTCGGGGCTGATCGCCGTCACCGTGCTGGCCTATCACAACGCGCCGCCGATACCTGCGCGAGTGATTGGGGCTGACGATGCCGTGCTGTTTACCGGAGCGGACGTCGGTGACGGTCAAGCGGTGTTTCTCAAGTACGGCCTGATGGACAACGGCACCGTCTGGGGCCACGGCGCCTACCTCGGGCCGGACTACGCGGCCGAGACATTGCATCGGATCGGCGAGCACACCGCAGCCGCGCTGGCGCAGCAGCAATACGGCAAGCCGCTGGCCGCGTTGACGCGGGCACAGCTGGCCGGCGTCCGCAGCGAAGTGGCGGTGGCGCTGAAGACCAACCGCTACGACGCCACCACGGAGACGCTGCGTCTGACCGCGCCGGAGGCCGAGGCCTTTCGCTTAGAGATCGGCCAATGGACTGACTACTTTCGTCATCCGTCCCGCAACGGCGGCCTCAAGCGCGACCTGATCACAGACCCAGCGGAACTGCACCAGCTCACCGCTTTCATCACATGGGCGGCCTGGGCCTCGGTCGCCGATCGTCCGGGCGCGGACTACTCCTATACCAACAACTTTCCTTATGATCCCACCGTCGGCAATCAACCGACTGCGGGAGCGCTACTGTGGAGCGCGCTGAGCCTGATGATGCTACTCGGCGGTATCGCCGTGGTGCTGCTGGCCTTCGGCAAATTCGACTATCTCGGCTGGATCAGTCGCGGCCGGCATGTGCACCCGCATCTGCTGCCGGGGCAAGCCAGCGCGGGCCAGCGCGCGCTGGTCAAGTTCTTTATCATCGTGGCGCTGCTGTTTCTGGCGCAAACGCTAGTCGGCGGCGCCACCTCCCATTACCGCGCCGATCCCGGCAGCTTCTATGGCATCCCGCTGGAACAAATCTTCCCTAGCAACCTGATGCGCACTTGGCATTTGCAGACGGGAATCTTCTGGATCGCCACCGCTTACGTCGCCGCCGCGTTGTTCCTTGCCCGCTCGCTGCGCGCCGACGAGCCGCGCTGGTTGGCCGGCTGGGTGCACGTACTGTTCGCCGCCTTCGTCGTGGTGATCGGCGGCAGCCTGTTGGGCGAGTGGTTGGGCATGTCTGGGCTGCTCGGGCGGTGGTGGTTCTGGCTGGGCGACCAAGGCTGGGAATATTTGGAGATCGGTCGGCTGTGGCAGTACCTGCTGGTGGCCGGTCTGCTGGTGTGGTTCGCGTTGTTGTGGTGGCTGGCGCGGCCGCGCGCGGTGGCTGACGTGGCGGCGCGCCCATTGGCGCGGGCGTTTCTGCTGGCGGCGTTGGCGATCCCGGTGTTCTATATCCCAGCGCTATTCTACGGTGCCAAGACCAACTACACGGTGGTTGATACTTGGCGCTTCTGGATCATCCATCTGTGGGTGGAGGGCTTTTTCGAGTTTTTCGCCACCACTGTCGTTGCGCTGGTGTTTTTCCAACTCGGCCTGACCAGCCGCAACACCGCGCTGCGCGTAATCTACCTCGACGCCATCCTGTACTTCCTCGGTGGCATCGTTGGCACAGGGCATCACTGGTATTTCACCGGCCAAACCAATTTCAACATGGCGCTGTCGGCCATGTTCTCGGCGCTGGAGGTGGTGCCGCTGACGCTCCTGACCTTGGACGCGTGGGACTTCGTCCGCGTCACTCGGAGTGAATGCGAAATCTGTGGCAAGTCCGTCGCAGTGCCGCACAAGTGGACTTTCTATTTCCTCATGGCGGTGGGTTTCTGGAACTTCGTCGGCGCCGGTGTTTTCGGCTTCTTGATCAACCTACCGATCATCAGCTATTATGAGGTCGGCACCTTGCTCACGCCCAACCACGGTCACGCCGCGCTGATGGGCGTGTTTGGTATGCTCGCGATCGCGCTGATGGTTTTCGTATTGCGCCAGACCATCGACGAATCGCGTTGGGCCGGCATCGAGAAATGCGTAAAGGTCGCCTTCTGGGGTACCAATATTGGCCTCGCCATGATGGTGGCAATGAACCTTTTCCCCGGCGGCGTGCTGCAGTTACGGGACGTGACCCAGCACGGTTACTGGCATGCCCGCAGCCTAGCCTACACCGGCAGCGACACAGCACGCCTGATCGAGTGGCTGCGCCTGCCGGGCGACCTGGTGTTCATTATATTCGGCGCAACACCCTTGGTGATCGCCACGGTCAAGGGGTATCTGGGTATGGGCGCTGCATGCCCAGGCGAGGGGCGGACAGCCCGTGATGGCGTTGTAGGCGATACACGATTTGAATGA
- a CDS encoding transposase, with protein MLDNHSAHISKETKAWLDAQPEGRFTFVFTPKHGSWLNLVENFFSKLARSTLRHIRVTCKKELKDRIIAAIDDINRDPVVHTWTYKINVTP; from the coding sequence ATCCTCGACAATCATTCCGCGCACATCTCGAAGGAAACCAAGGCTTGGCTCGACGCGCAACCAGAGGGGCGTTTCACCTTCGTGTTCACGCCCAAGCATGGTTCATGGCTCAATCTCGTCGAGAATTTCTTCTCAAAGCTCGCACGATCAACGCTTCGTCATATCCGTGTCACGTGCAAAAAGGAGCTGAAAGATCGGATCATCGCAGCAATCGACGACATCAATCGCGATCCCGTCGTTCATACCTGGACCTACAAAATCAATGTCACGCCATGA
- a CDS encoding DUF4142 domain-containing protein, with translation MFRKPRLLLAVAMSFAASGAMAQTAAKPTDPQIAHIAYTAGQLDIAAAELALKTSQNKAVKDFAEEMVRDHTAVNKQALALVEKLKVKPEDNDTSKSLTEGAAKKREELSKLSGAAFDKTYAQNEVAYHQTVNGALATVLIPDAQNGELKSLLETGLKLFKEHQQHAEHLVDQLK, from the coding sequence ATGTTCCGCAAACCGCGTCTTCTGCTCGCCGTCGCAATGAGCTTCGCAGCGTCTGGGGCAATGGCTCAGACTGCAGCCAAACCAACCGATCCGCAAATTGCGCACATCGCGTATACCGCAGGGCAACTCGACATCGCTGCCGCAGAGCTCGCACTGAAAACATCACAGAACAAAGCCGTCAAGGACTTTGCCGAGGAAATGGTCCGCGATCACACTGCAGTCAACAAGCAGGCGCTCGCCTTGGTCGAAAAGCTAAAGGTTAAGCCGGAAGACAATGACACCAGCAAATCCCTGACGGAAGGCGCCGCCAAGAAGCGCGAGGAGTTGTCGAAGCTGAGCGGAGCCGCCTTTGACAAGACGTACGCGCAGAACGAGGTCGCCTATCACCAAACCGTCAATGGGGCGCTTGCAACCGTGCTCATTCCCGACGCCCAAAACGGTGAATTGAAGAGCCTGCTTGAAACCGGTCTCAAGCTGTTTAAGGAACATCAGCAGCACGCTGAGCATCTCGTCGACCAGCTGAAGTAG
- a CDS encoding RNA polymerase sigma factor, translating to MDASWAAMKKNQTRIADADWTKLADVDIIARVATGDAGAFAELMRRYNRKLYRTARAMTGDNGEAEDIVQEAWTRAYAHIADFRNESAISTWLVRIVLNEALGRKRRTRPTVELDETNEHQMSSVIMLPSCGANPESSMSRTQVRHLLERAIDTLPPDFRTVFVLRSVEEMRGAEVAQQLGIPEATVKTRLHRARALIRQELEKNFLIALSDVFPFDGARCKELSNRVMARIGLLQDKS from the coding sequence ATGGATGCCAGTTGGGCTGCAATGAAAAAAAATCAGACAAGGATCGCGGACGCAGACTGGACGAAGCTGGCGGATGTCGACATCATCGCGCGTGTGGCGACAGGCGATGCTGGAGCTTTTGCCGAGCTTATGCGGCGCTACAACCGCAAACTCTATCGTACCGCGAGGGCCATGACAGGCGATAATGGCGAGGCCGAGGATATTGTTCAGGAGGCTTGGACGCGCGCCTATGCCCATATCGCGGATTTTCGCAACGAATCCGCGATCTCCACTTGGTTGGTCCGCATTGTCCTGAACGAGGCGCTTGGCCGAAAACGGCGCACAAGGCCAACCGTAGAATTGGACGAGACAAACGAGCATCAAATGTCGAGCGTGATCATGCTGCCCAGCTGCGGGGCCAATCCGGAAAGCTCAATGTCAAGGACCCAGGTTCGGCATTTGCTCGAGCGGGCGATCGATACACTACCACCTGACTTTCGCACGGTTTTCGTCTTGCGCAGCGTTGAAGAAATGCGCGGCGCGGAAGTCGCGCAACAGCTCGGAATTCCAGAAGCAACTGTCAAAACAAGACTGCACCGCGCCCGCGCGTTGATACGCCAGGAGCTTGAGAAAAACTTCCTGATTGCGCTCTCCGACGTGTTCCCCTTCGATGGTGCACGATGCAAAGAACTGTCCAATCGTGTGATGGCCAGGATTGGACTGTTGCAAGACAAGAGTTAG
- a CDS encoding patatin-like phospholipase family protein codes for MTVTAGKTAFVFAGGGSLGAIQVGMLRALLSSGLHPDFVVGASVGAINASYFASAPNAEGVASLERIWSGLRRADIFPFSSASAFGLLRYPDNIINPSRLRRLIETHLSYARLEEAAIPLHVVATDLQGLSVCLSSGPAVEAILASTAIPGVFPPVYIDGRPLTDGAIAANTPIRIAAELGASRIIVLPTGYASALKESPKGVVAKALHAITLMITWQLKHEMTLVPETIQLHLAPMLCPLEVSRYDFSASKELIERAARSTTKWIEHGGLTRRALPQELAAHRHHG; via the coding sequence ATGACTGTAACCGCGGGGAAAACGGCATTTGTCTTCGCGGGCGGAGGAAGCCTCGGCGCGATCCAGGTCGGCATGTTGCGTGCCCTGCTATCTTCTGGATTGCATCCGGATTTCGTGGTCGGCGCCTCAGTCGGGGCGATCAATGCAAGTTATTTCGCCAGCGCGCCAAACGCCGAAGGCGTGGCGAGTCTGGAGCGGATCTGGTCTGGTCTGCGACGCGCGGACATTTTTCCGTTCAGCTCGGCGAGCGCCTTCGGCCTGCTCAGGTATCCAGACAATATCATCAATCCCAGCCGATTGCGCCGTCTGATCGAGACGCATCTGTCCTATGCTCGTCTCGAGGAGGCGGCGATTCCCCTGCATGTCGTGGCGACCGATCTGCAGGGGCTGAGCGTCTGTCTCTCCAGCGGTCCGGCGGTTGAGGCGATTCTCGCGAGCACGGCGATCCCGGGCGTATTTCCGCCCGTCTATATCGACGGCCGGCCGCTAACGGACGGCGCAATCGCGGCCAATACGCCCATCCGGATCGCAGCCGAACTCGGAGCGTCACGAATCATCGTGTTGCCGACAGGTTATGCCTCCGCGCTGAAAGAATCGCCAAAAGGGGTGGTGGCCAAGGCCCTGCATGCAATCACGTTGATGATAACATGGCAGCTCAAGCATGAAATGACGCTAGTCCCCGAAACCATCCAGTTGCATCTCGCGCCGATGCTTTGCCCACTCGAGGTGTCCCGATACGATTTTTCGGCGTCGAAAGAACTTATCGAGCGGGCAGCTCGCTCGACGACAAAATGGATCGAGCACGGCGGGTTGACGCGCAGGGCGCTCCCACAGGAGCTCGCGGCGCATCGCCACCATGGTTAA
- the scpB gene encoding SMC-Scp complex subunit ScpB has product MSRPKRREQEPLFDPELADLPEGARWREWLGRVEAAIFAALDPVPREALAKIVGKNCNLDDLLADIRDELRPRPYELVQVAGGWQLRTKSRYAGAIRALGNGARDAGPPELTPTELLTVTAIAYLQPATRAELSRLIGKEVSRDIIGRLKSLDLIAAGPRAPEPGAPYAYVTTRKFLEVFGLASLRDLPDIESLEDAGLLQRPEPEIEIDGALGIQEGDSDRIDEAVIYWNESSDTE; this is encoded by the coding sequence ATGAGCCGTCCCAAAAGACGTGAGCAAGAACCGCTGTTCGATCCCGAGCTGGCCGACCTGCCGGAAGGCGCCCGTTGGCGCGAATGGCTGGGCCGCGTCGAGGCGGCGATCTTCGCCGCGCTCGATCCCGTGCCGCGCGAAGCGCTCGCCAAGATCGTCGGGAAGAATTGCAATCTCGACGATCTCCTCGCCGACATTCGCGACGAATTGCGCCCGCGTCCCTATGAACTGGTCCAGGTCGCCGGCGGCTGGCAGCTTCGCACGAAATCGCGCTACGCCGGCGCCATTCGCGCGCTGGGCAACGGCGCCAGGGACGCCGGGCCGCCAGAACTGACGCCGACCGAACTGCTCACCGTCACCGCGATCGCCTACCTGCAGCCGGCCACCCGCGCGGAACTGTCGCGCCTCATCGGCAAGGAGGTCAGCCGGGACATCATTGGCCGGCTCAAGAGTCTGGACCTCATCGCCGCCGGTCCGCGCGCGCCGGAACCCGGCGCGCCCTATGCCTATGTCACGACGCGCAAATTCCTGGAGGTGTTCGGATTGGCCAGTCTGCGCGATCTGCCCGACATCGAAAGTCTCGAGGATGCCGGTTTGTTGCAACGACCAGAGCCAGAAATCGAGATAGATGGGGCGCTGGGAATTCAGGAAGGGGATTCTGACCGCATTGACGAGGCAGTAATTTATTGGAACGAGTCGTCAGACACCGAATGA
- a CDS encoding DUF1403 family protein has protein sequence MVRFDPPDPFDDEIPAADSRGAAPVALPRRRSRRRAAPSSAPANPLLRQMFPSWARPSTTGVVGADAGFEAAFRAGAGLALLDAIVRENPPFAGALRQRLALRAATARAALARHREDSSALRDAEHLSPNAGGNAPTSPAGRVHRLWRGFAARPAGFDQQILRGAADLLELPRDLDFEALAEALRHLFEDEKNPLAAAARAGSTTTRMLDGAPRLEAEILALWLSDLMLARKLGWDAPVPLLATAIARPSSRSAGRRPRAGDADWPLHCATAVALAAREAHGLAADLSRRSAKLLSVAPKLRAKGAGRVIEMLLADDAVSPATAAKAARLSDRASRRLFDRLVELGAARELSGRPSFRLYGL, from the coding sequence ATGGTTCGATTCGATCCCCCAGACCCCTTCGACGACGAAATCCCCGCCGCCGACTCGCGCGGCGCGGCGCCGGTCGCCTTGCCGCGGCGGCGCTCGCGCCGGCGCGCCGCGCCCAGTTCCGCGCCGGCCAACCCGCTGTTACGGCAAATGTTTCCGTCCTGGGCGCGGCCGTCGACAACTGGCGTTGTAGGCGCCGACGCGGGCTTCGAGGCGGCGTTCCGCGCCGGCGCCGGCCTCGCTTTGCTCGACGCGATCGTGCGCGAAAATCCGCCGTTCGCCGGGGCGCTGCGCCAGCGCCTGGCCTTGCGCGCCGCGACCGCCCGCGCCGCCCTGGCGCGCCATCGCGAGGATTCTTCCGCGCTGCGCGACGCCGAGCATCTTTCGCCCAACGCCGGCGGGAACGCGCCCACCAGTCCGGCCGGCCGCGTCCATCGGCTGTGGCGCGGTTTCGCCGCGCGCCCGGCGGGGTTCGACCAACAAATCCTGCGCGGGGCCGCCGATCTGCTCGAACTGCCGCGGGACCTCGATTTCGAGGCGCTCGCCGAGGCGCTGCGCCATCTCTTTGAAGACGAAAAAAATCCGTTGGCGGCGGCGGCGCGCGCCGGTTCGACGACGACGCGAATGCTGGACGGCGCGCCGCGCCTCGAGGCCGAGATTTTGGCGCTGTGGCTGAGCGATCTGATGCTGGCGCGAAAGCTCGGTTGGGACGCGCCGGTTCCACTCCTCGCGACGGCGATCGCGCGGCCGTCGTCGCGGTCGGCGGGCCGCCGGCCGCGCGCGGGCGACGCCGATTGGCCGCTCCATTGCGCCACGGCCGTCGCGCTCGCCGCGCGGGAGGCTCATGGGCTCGCCGCCGATCTTTCTCGGCGATCGGCGAAGCTGTTGAGCGTCGCGCCAAAGCTGAGGGCGAAAGGGGCGGGGCGAGTGATCGAAATGCTGCTCGCCGACGACGCGGTTTCTCCGGCGACCGCGGCGAAAGCCGCGAGGCTGTCGGATCGCGCCAGCCGGCGTCTATTCGATCGGCTGGTCGAGCTCGGCGCCGCGCGCGAATTGTCGGGGCGGCCCAGTTTTCGGCTCTACGGCTTATAG
- a CDS encoding tyrosine-type recombinase/integrase, translating to MECPITLSYRTRFGTPAMPDKIAENDPLEVSPRRRENANKDGTTSDDASPPSPPTRSDPLAALAETAKGYARAARANNTQRAYDADWRHFSSWLRRQGLPQSPPDPQTVGLYLAACADAGVSVVTLERRLSGICWHYRQLGGPLDSRDRHISTVLAGIRRRHGRPPVQKAAIFADELLAMLATLDMDLRGLRDRAILALGFAGGLRRSEIVGLDCGPEQTEDGTGWVEFLDGGALLTINGKTGWREVEIGRGSRPETCPVALLETWMRLGRIANGPLFRPIARKNGGVASERLTDKHVARLVQKTAMKAGIRGDLTEGERKCAFGGHSLRAGLASSAQIEEAHVQKHLGHASAEMTRRYQRKRDRFKVNLTKAAGL from the coding sequence ATGGAATGTCCGATAACCTTATCTTATCGGACGCGATTCGGAACCCCAGCAATGCCCGATAAAATTGCCGAAAACGACCCCCTCGAAGTCTCTCCGAGGCGTCGGGAAAATGCGAACAAAGACGGAACAACGTCCGACGACGCCTCTCCGCCCTCCCCTCCCACACGCAGCGATCCTCTCGCCGCCCTCGCCGAGACGGCCAAAGGCTACGCACGCGCTGCGCGGGCCAACAATACGCAGCGCGCCTATGACGCCGACTGGCGGCACTTTTCGTCCTGGCTGCGCCGCCAAGGCTTGCCGCAGTCGCCGCCCGACCCGCAGACGGTCGGGCTCTACCTCGCCGCCTGCGCCGACGCCGGCGTCAGCGTCGTCACGCTGGAGCGCCGCCTCTCTGGGATTTGTTGGCATTACCGCCAACTCGGCGGGCCGCTCGACTCCCGCGACCGCCACATATCGACTGTTCTCGCCGGTATCCGCCGCCGCCACGGCCGCCCGCCCGTGCAAAAGGCGGCGATCTTCGCCGACGAGTTGCTCGCCATGTTGGCCACTCTCGACATGGACCTGCGCGGCCTGCGCGACCGCGCCATCCTGGCCCTTGGCTTCGCAGGCGGCCTGCGCCGCTCCGAGATCGTCGGCCTCGACTGCGGCCCCGAGCAGACCGAGGATGGAACCGGCTGGGTCGAGTTTCTGGACGGCGGCGCGCTGTTGACAATCAACGGCAAGACCGGCTGGCGCGAGGTCGAGATCGGCCGAGGCTCCCGTCCCGAAACCTGCCCGGTCGCTTTGCTCGAAACCTGGATGCGCCTGGGTCGTATCGCAAACGGCCCATTGTTTCGGCCCATCGCGCGCAAGAACGGCGGCGTCGCTTCCGAGCGGTTGACCGACAAGCACGTCGCCCGTCTCGTGCAAAAAACCGCGATGAAGGCGGGAATCCGGGGCGATCTCACAGAAGGCGAACGCAAGTGCGCCTTCGGCGGCCACAGTCTGCGCGCGGGCCTCGCCTCGTCGGCGCAAATCGAAGAAGCCCATGTGCAAAAGCACCTTGGCCACGCCAGCGCCGAGATGACCCGCCGATACCAGCGTAAACGCGACCGGTTCAAGGTCAACCTCACCAAGGCCGCCGGGCTGTGA
- a CDS encoding type IV toxin-antitoxin system AbiEi family antitoxin domain-containing protein has product MQQSPTIQAKSLKELALAVARDRGIARSRDFEAAGVPRIYLQRLRDEGLLTQPGRGLYALANSQISAHHSLAEAAKSVPSGVIGLLSALQFHELTTQLPSQVWMLLPSKAWAPRRSPVTLKILRASGEALKAGVEQQLVDRVVVPITSPAKTVADCFKYRGKIGLDVAIEALRDCLTKKRATRDEIWRYAAIDRVQNVMRPYLEALS; this is encoded by the coding sequence ATGCAACAATCGCCCACGATCCAGGCCAAAAGCCTGAAGGAGCTCGCCCTCGCCGTCGCTCGCGACCGCGGGATAGCTCGTTCGCGGGATTTCGAAGCGGCAGGAGTTCCGCGCATCTACCTTCAACGCCTCCGGGACGAGGGACTACTCACGCAACCCGGAAGGGGCCTCTACGCGCTCGCCAACAGCCAAATCAGCGCGCATCACAGTCTCGCCGAGGCTGCCAAATCTGTTCCCAGCGGGGTCATTGGACTGCTTTCGGCTCTCCAGTTCCATGAACTGACGACCCAGCTCCCGTCCCAGGTCTGGATGCTCCTGCCTTCAAAGGCATGGGCGCCGAGGCGATCGCCCGTCACACTGAAGATTCTGCGCGCCAGTGGTGAGGCGCTGAAAGCCGGAGTCGAGCAGCAGCTCGTCGATCGGGTGGTCGTCCCCATCACATCGCCTGCGAAAACCGTGGCCGACTGTTTCAAATATCGCGGCAAAATCGGTCTCGACGTGGCTATCGAGGCGCTTCGGGACTGCCTGACGAAAAAGCGGGCCACGCGCGACGAAATCTGGCGTTACGCCGCCATCGATCGCGTCCAGAATGTCATGCGGCCTTATCTGGAGGCGCTCTCGTGA
- a CDS encoding nucleotidyl transferase AbiEii/AbiGii toxin family protein, giving the protein MTREPLKNVPASVRDRLTQRARAAGENVQLILTRYAIERLLYRLSASQHRERFVLKGAMLFSLWGPTPYRATGDLDLFGTGNPEIEQLISVFRAIIQVEVVEDGVAFRSDTLRAEPTRPQDEYAGVRIMFDASIANARLPIQVDIGFGDAITPAPQEIEYPSLIGMPAPKLKAYPPETVVAEKLEALVSLGVANSRMKDFYDLWAISRTFAFDGLVLTKAIRATFERRGTMLPTEIPFGLSEAFAADPVKQTQWRAFLRRTEIAMAPEPLTQIIPSIASFLMPVLQSAADERTTPGKWPVGGPWGD; this is encoded by the coding sequence GTGACACGAGAGCCGCTCAAGAATGTCCCCGCCTCCGTGCGAGACCGGCTGACCCAGCGTGCGCGGGCCGCCGGCGAGAATGTTCAGCTGATCCTGACCCGCTACGCGATCGAAAGGCTCCTTTACCGGCTGAGCGCTTCACAACATCGAGAACGGTTCGTCCTGAAGGGCGCCATGCTCTTCAGCCTGTGGGGGCCGACGCCTTATCGCGCGACTGGAGACCTCGATCTTTTCGGGACAGGCAACCCCGAGATCGAACAATTGATCTCCGTCTTTCGAGCAATCATTCAGGTCGAAGTCGTCGAAGACGGCGTCGCCTTCCGATCCGACACTTTGCGCGCCGAGCCGACGCGACCACAAGACGAATATGCAGGCGTTCGGATCATGTTCGACGCCTCGATCGCCAATGCTCGGCTCCCGATCCAAGTGGACATCGGATTCGGCGACGCCATCACCCCTGCCCCGCAGGAGATCGAATATCCATCGCTGATCGGAATGCCGGCGCCGAAACTCAAGGCCTACCCGCCAGAGACAGTCGTCGCGGAAAAGCTCGAGGCTCTCGTATCGCTCGGCGTGGCCAACAGCAGGATGAAGGATTTCTACGATCTCTGGGCGATCAGTCGGACCTTCGCCTTCGATGGGCTGGTGCTGACCAAAGCGATACGGGCGACATTCGAGCGCCGCGGAACGATGCTGCCGACCGAAATTCCATTCGGACTTTCAGAGGCGTTCGCTGCGGATCCGGTCAAGCAAACACAGTGGCGGGCCTTCCTTCGGCGCACCGAGATCGCGATGGCGCCGGAGCCCCTGACCCAAATTATCCCGTCGATCGCCTCATTTCTGATGCCGGTCCTTCAGTCCGCCGCCGACGAACGGACCACTCCAGGAAAATGGCCGGTCGGCGGGCCTTGGGGAGATTGA
- a CDS encoding recombinase family protein yields MPLIGYARVSTEEQVTDAQTDVLKAAGCVEIFREHMSGAKASRPELAKALSRVRRGDVLVVARLDRLARSLSHLLSVIAELDAKGAHFKSLADPIDTTTPQGRFALQVLGAVAELERALIQERTKDGLRAAKKRGRVGGNPKLRAGDRDAIQRIVDAKAANYFERVNRTAEHWLPVVRQMRPDHRWQDVVRVLNAKRESATDAPLPQWTAERLKRAVKCFVAEGLIEPRLLHQAASRKISSERLVTLVAGIKRANPDLTLAQIGAQLEAMYERTPRGGARWAPSSVKSLLDRAEKLQLFAAETP; encoded by the coding sequence GTGCCCCTGATCGGCTACGCCCGCGTCTCGACCGAGGAGCAGGTCACGGACGCCCAGACGGATGTGCTGAAGGCGGCCGGCTGCGTCGAGATTTTTCGCGAGCATATGTCGGGGGCGAAAGCCTCGCGGCCGGAACTGGCCAAGGCCCTTTCGCGCGTGCGCCGCGGCGACGTTCTGGTCGTCGCGCGGCTCGACCGATTGGCCCGTTCGCTGTCGCATCTCCTGTCCGTGATCGCCGAGCTCGACGCCAAGGGCGCGCATTTCAAATCGCTCGCCGATCCGATCGACACCACGACCCCACAAGGCCGTTTCGCCCTGCAGGTTCTGGGCGCCGTGGCGGAGTTGGAGCGCGCCCTGATCCAGGAGCGCACCAAGGACGGCTTGCGCGCCGCCAAGAAGCGCGGCCGCGTCGGCGGCAATCCAAAGCTCCGCGCCGGCGATCGCGACGCCATCCAGCGCATCGTCGACGCCAAGGCGGCGAACTATTTCGAGCGCGTCAATCGAACGGCCGAACATTGGCTGCCGGTCGTCCGGCAAATGCGCCCGGATCATCGCTGGCAGGATGTCGTGCGCGTGCTCAACGCCAAGCGCGAGAGCGCCACCGACGCTCCCCTGCCCCAATGGACCGCCGAGCGCCTGAAGCGCGCGGTCAAATGCTTCGTCGCCGAGGGCTTGATCGAGCCCAGGCTCCTCCATCAAGCCGCCAGCCGAAAAATCAGCAGCGAACGGCTCGTCACGCTCGTCGCCGGGATCAAGCGGGCCAATCCCGATCTGACGCTCGCGCAAATCGGCGCGCAGCTCGAAGCCATGTATGAGCGCACGCCGCGCGGAGGAGCGCGCTGGGCGCCTTCCTCCGTCAAAAGCCTGCTCGATCGCGCCGAAAAACTCCAATTGTTCGCCGCCGAAACTCCGTGA